In Planctomonas sp. JC2975, the genomic stretch GACGGTCAACGACTACAACAAGTTCGTCGGGTCGCTGGAACGCCAGGTCCTGCCGTCGGCGCGCAAGCTCGGTGCCCTCGACGAGTCGAAGATCATCCCAGCGCTGACGGGGCTCGAGGAGTCGCCCCGCGAGATCACGGCATTCGAGCTGGTGGGCGCGATCGACTCGGATTCCGATGACGAGGCCGCCGAGCCGATCGCCATCGGCGACCGCCGGCGCTGATCACGAGCGGCCGGCGCACGCCGATTCATCGTGATCGAGAGGTCTGTCGTCACCACCACTTCGAGACGAGGTGCTCGGCGGAGATCCGCCGCACAGTGCCCGACTTCGATCGCAGCACGATGCTGCTGGTGTGGATGACCGGACCGTCGCGACGCACGCCGTCGACGAGTCCGCCATCCGTCACACCGGTGGCCACGAACAGAGTGTTGTCACCGGCGACGAGATCGTCGAGCTCGTAGACCTTCTCGGGATCGAGCCCTGAAGCGATCGCACGATCGCGTTCGGCCGCATCGCGAGGAGCCGGTGTCGCCTGCATGAATCCACCGAGCGCCTTGACCGCGCAGGCCGTGGTGATCCCCTCGGGGCTCCCACCGATCCCGACGCACAGGTCGATCCGCGTACCCGGTCGCACGGCGTTGATGCCGCCTGCCACGTCACCGTCGAGAAGAAGTCGGGTGCCGGCTCCGGCATCCCGGATCTCCTGGATGAGGCCCTCGTGGCGCGGCCGGTCGAGCACGGCGACCCGCAGCTCGCCGACCTCACGGCCGGTGGCCGCCGCATAGGCGCGCAGGTTCTCACCGATCGGCTTGCGGATGTCGACCACGCCCTTGCCCTCGGGTCCGGTGACGATCTTGTCCATGTAGAACACGCCGGAGGCGTCAAGCATGGTGCCGCGGTCGCTGACCGCGATCACGGACAGCGCGTTCTGTCGGCCGGCGGCGGTGAGCGAGGTGCCGTCGATCGGATCCACTGCGATGTCGCACGCCGGACCACGGCTGGTGCCGACGTGCTCGCCGTTGAACAGCATCGGTGCGCGATCCTTCTCGCCCTCCCCGATCACCACGACTCCGTCGAAGTCCACCGTGGCGAGGAAGGCGCGCATGGCATCCACTGCCGCGCCGTCCGCGTCGTTCTTGCAGCCCTTGCCGATCCACGGGGTCGTACGGATCGCCGCCGCCTCGGTAGCGCGTACGAGCTCGAGGGCGAGGTTGCGATCGGGATGCAGCGGGCTGTGCTCATCTATGCCAACCGTTTGCCATCTGTTGCCATCCGGCGCTGGGCCCTGCGCGGTCGATGGGGAGTGCACGTCGTTTCCTGCTGTGCGGTTGTCTGCGGCGGATCCGGTGGTCTGTTCGGTCAACACGTCTCCACCGTGGCGCAAGAACAGCAGCCGTCTGGGGCGAACAGCCTGTGATGTTTCGCGGATCTTCACGGATCAGCGGACCACGGGGTTCTTCACATCCGCTGCGCATTCGGCCCCACCGCGCGTCAGCACGCGATAACCGGGGTACAAGCTGACTCGCATCGTCGCGGGGACAACGGATGCCGCCTCCCGCCCCGACTCGGAGACCGCATGGCGCACATCCTCTCCGCCCTACTCAACGCGATGCGCCCGGAGAACTGCGAGCGGCGCGGCGACGTGGTGTCCGCGGAGTTCCGCACCACACCTCTGTCCATTCCCGCGACCGGCTACGTCTTCCCCGAACAGCACGCGATCGAGGGCCTCGAGTACGTCTGGGACGACGACTCGAACGTCGGCGCCGAGGCGGCGCCGCATCCGCTCTCCCGTGGCAGGCATCTCCTCACGCTGCGCGCCGTCGGCGTGCCCGTGCGGCTGAGGGCGATCAGCGTCGATCTCGCCGACTAACGTCGATGGGCCGGTCGGTGCGCGCGGCTCAGCGGCTTGATCGGGTCGGCCCTACGAGCAAGCTCGTAGGGCTCTCACCTCAATCGCCTCTATCGCTGCCGCGCCGCTCAGAGGCTCAATCAGCTCGGCCCTACGAGCGAGCTCGTAGGGCTCTCACCTCAATCGCCTCTATCGCTGCCGCGCGGCTCAGAGGCTCAATCGGCTCGGCCCTACGAGCAAGCTCGTAGGGCTCTCACCTCAATCGCCTCTAGGATTGGGCCGTCACCCCAGCCCCTTTCATCGAGGAGACGTCATGCCCATTGCGACCCCTGACCAGTACGCAGAGATGCTCGATCGCGCGAAGAAGGGCGGCTTCGCGTATCCCGCGATCAACGCCGCATCGTCGCAGTCGATCAACGCCATCCTGCAGGGTCTCACTGAGGCCGGCTCCGACGGCATCATCCAGGTCACGACCGGTGGTGCTGACTACTTCGCGGGCCAGACCGTGAAGGCGCGCGCGACCGGCGCCCTGGCGTTCGCGAAGTTCGCCACGGAGGTGGCGAAGAGCTATCCGATCACCGTCGCGCTGCACACGGACCACTGCCCCAAGCCGGCGCTGGAGGACTTCGTGCTTCCGCTGATCGCCGCATCCGAAGAAGAGGTGAAGGCCGGACGCAACCCGATCTTCCAGTCGCACATGTGGGACGGCTCCGCCGTGCCGCTGGCGGAGAACCTGGAGATCGCGCAGGAGATGCTGCGTCGCACGAAGGCGATCAACGCCATCCTCGAGGTCGAGATCGGCGTCGTCGGCGGCGAAGAGGACGGCGTGCAGCACGAGGGCACCAACGACGCGCTCTACACGACCGTCGGTGACGTGACCAAGGCCGTCGAGGCCTTGGGACTGGGCGAGAACGGCCGGTACATCGCGGCTCTCACGTTCGGCAACGTGCACGGCGTGTACAAGCCGGGCAACGTGAAGCTGCGTCCCGAGCTGCTCGGCGAGATCCAGGCCGGCATCGCGGAACGCTTCGGAACCGGTGCGAAGCCGCTCGACCTCGTGTTCCACGGCGGTTCGGGATCGACCGACGAGGAGATCGCACAGGCTGTCGCGAACGGTGTGGTCAAGATGAACATCGACACCGACACCCAGTACGCGTTCACCCGGTCCGTCGCGGGCTACATGCTGAGCAACTACGACGGCGTGCTCAAGATCGACGGCGAGGTCGGCAACAAGAAGCAGTACGACCCGCGCGCCTGGGGCAAGGTGGCTGAGACGGCCATGGCGCAGCGCGTCATCGAGGCGACGCATCAGCTCGGCTCGGCTGGTCAGTCGTTGACCGTCAAGTAGGAGTCAGGCGAACGTCGCTGCCGAGGGCAGGGACAGCGCGCTCAAGCGAAGAGGGCGTCGGCCAGGTGCCGACGCCCTCTTCGCATGCCACGACGGTCCAGCCGGTCGCACACCGTTCGTCGACGTCAGCGCGCCTGGTGCAGGAACGCGATGAACGCCGGATCGTGGAACACCAGGATCAGAAGCCCTGCACTGTTCACGAGACTGGCGAGCACGCCGGCCACGAGCGGGATCCAGAAGGCGATCCGACCGCGCAGGATCGTCCAGGTCGACAAGCCGGCGGCCACGACCCACAGGGCGAGCGACACGATCGCGATCACGTCGGCGATGGTGCCGGTGAGCGACGTCACCGTGTAGTCGCCTGTGATGCCGGTGCTGCCGTAGAACACGGCGATCTCGCTGGGAAGGTCCGAGCGAGACGTGATCGTCGTGATCACGTTGTAGAGCCCCAGCACGAGCAGCGCGATCGTGATGACGCGGTCGGCGGGATGCCTGAGCAACGTCGACCCGTTGTACGCCGACGGGGAGTCCGGGTCGACCGGCGGGTTCTGCCGCGCCGGGGCATCAGGGATCGACGGATGCTGCGCGGCCGTGCTCTCCACGTGCCCGGGTTCCGGCGGAGCATAGTGCGGGTTGGTCTCCGGCGCCTTGATGGCCGCCCGCTGCTCCTCGGGTGTGGCGTATTCGCCGTACTGCGGGCGAGGACGGGATCCGGTGTCGTTCATCGTCCCCGGCCCCCGAGAGCGCGATCGTCCTGGTTGCCCGACTCGTCGCGCCGCAGCTCCTTGGGCAGTGAGAACATGAGGTCCTCCTCCGCGGTCTTCACGATCTGCACGTCGCCGTAGCCGGCATCTGCGAGGTCGTCCAGGAGCTCCTGCACGAGAACCTCGGGCACGGATGCCCCGCTCGTCACTCCGATCGTCGTGACGCCGTCGAGCCACTCCTGCTGGACTTCGCTGGCGTAGTCGACGCGGTGAGCGGCCTTCGCGCCGTTCTCCAACGCCACCTCGACCAGTCGCACCGAGTTGGAGGAGTTCGCGGAGCCGACGACGACGACGAGGTCGGCGTCCTGCGCCACCTTCTTGATCGCGACCTGCCTGTTCTGGGTGGCGTAGCAGATGTCGTCGCTCGGCGGATCGGCGAGGTTCGGGAAACGCTCGCGCAAGCGACGAACGGTCTCCATGGTCTCGTCGACCGAGAGCGTCGTCTGCGACAGCCAGACGACGCGGTCCGGATCGCGCACCTCGAGCGTGTCCACATCGTCGGGACCGTTCACCAACGTGACGTGATCGGGGGCCTCGCCCGCCGTTCCCTCCACCTCTTCGTGCCCTGCATGACCGATGAGCAGGATCTCGTAGTCGTCACGCGCGAACCGCACGGCCTCCCTGTGCACCTTCGTCACGAGCGGGCACGTGGCGTCGATCGCGCGCAGACCCCTGTCGGCCGCTGCCTGAACCACGGACGGCGCAACTCCGTGCGCGCTGAACACGACGTGCGCGCCCTCCGGCACCTGGTCGACGTCATCGACGAAGATCGCGCCGCTCTTCTCCAGCGTGGAAACGACATGGATGTTGTGCACGATCTGCTTGCGCACATACACGGGGGCGCCGTAGCGCTCCAGTGCCTTCTCGACAGCAACGACGGCTCTATCCACACCGGCGCAGTATCCACGGGGTGCGGCCAACAGCACCCGTTTCGGTCCGGGGCCAGGGATATCCTTGAGCCTGCCCCGGACGCCGGGAACACGCGGCATCGCCAGGTCGATCGTCGAGTCGGTCACGGTGGTTAATTCTAGGTTGACTGCACATGCGATTGAGGTGAGTGTGGGGAGGGCCGGCTCTCCTCACCGCACCGATCGAGCATGTTGAGCGGCGCGGCCGCGAACACTGGAGGAACTGAGCGTGGCGGATGCCCTGCCCACCGTCGAGACGCCGTGGCCGGTCTCCATCCTGGCCGGCAAGATCCGTGACTACATCGATCGCCTCGGCAGCGTGTGGGTGGAGGGCGAGATCACGCAGTGGGGCGTCTCTGGCGGAAACGTCTACGGAAAGCTCAAGGATCTCGAGGCGGATGCCACGGTCTCCTTCACCATCTGGTCGTCTACGCGTACGAAGATCCCCACGGATCTGAAGCAGGGCGACCGCGTCATCGTCCTGCTCAAGCCGAACTACTGGCTCAAGGGCGGCACGCTCACCATGCAGGTGTACGACATGCGCCATGTCGGGCTCGGCGACCTGCTGGAGCGACTGGAGCGACTGCGCACCCAGTTGCGCTCTGAGGGTCTCTTCGACGTCGGCCGCAAGAAGGCACTGCCCTTCCTGCCGCACTGCATCGGGCTCGTCACCGGCAAGGACTCGGACGCCGAGAAGGACGTGCTCCGCAATGCGCAGCTGCGCTGGCCGGCTGTGCGATTCCGGGTGCGGCACGCGGCTGTGCAGGGTGACAGGTCGGCGGCCGACGTGGCCGCAGGCATTCGCGAGCTCGACGCCGATCCCGAGGTCGACGTCATCATCGTCGCCCGCGGTGGCGGCGACTTCCAGAATCTGCTGCCGTTCAGCGACGAGGCCCTCGTGCGCACCGCCGCGGCGTGCTCGACGCCTCTGGTGAGCGCGATCGGACACGAGAACGACCGTCCTCTGCTCGACGACGTCGCCGACCTCCGCGCATCGACGCCGACGGATGCCGCCAAGCGCGTCGTCCCTGACGTCGCGGAGGAACTGCTGCGCGTCCAGCAGGCGTCGATGCGCATGAGCACGAGGGTGACGGCCCTGCTCGGCCACGAGATCGACCGGATCGCCCAGCTCCGCTCGCGCCCCGTGCTCGCCTCCCACACGTGGATCGTCGACACGCGCTCCGAGGAGCTCACCCGCTACGTCGCGCGTGGCGAGGAACTCGTCGGCCGTCACCTCGAACGCGCCGAGAACGGCTCTCGCGAACTCGCCGTGCGGTTGCGCGCCCTCTCGCCGCAGAGCACGCTCGACCGCGGCTACGCGATCGTGCAGAGCGAGTCGGGCATCGTGCGGTCGGCGTCGACGGCACCGAACGGCACGGCGCTCACCGTCACTCTGGCCGACGGTGCGATCGACGCTGTGTCCACAGGGGCGCGCGACGACGGGCTCTCCACCGGTCACGACGCATCCAGCGAGCGTCCGGCGCCCGCTCGTTAGGATGGATGCCATGCCAACCGACTCCGCCGGCCCTGCCGACACGCGCTTCGGCGAGCCGCGAACCGCGGACTCGGATCCGAACTCGCTGAGCTACGAACAGGCCCGCGACGAACTCATCGGCGTGGTGTCCCGTCTCGAGCAGGGCACTCCGACGCTGGAGGAATCCCTTGCTCTCTGGGAGCGCGGCGAGGCTCTCGCCCGCCGCTGCGAGGAATGGCTCATCGGCGCCAAGGCTCGTCTCGACGCGGCACGCGCCGGCGCGGAGCGTGGCGCATCGGACGATCCGCGAGGGGACGCGGCCTGAGGCCATGGCGAAGAACGAGCATCCGGTCGTCGCCGAGCTGGGACGGCCGGAGACCGCAAGGGAGACGGCGGAACGCAAGGCGCAGGCGTCTTCTGATCACCGCCGCCGGCAGACGGTCAACAACCTCATCTACTCGCTGCTGGCGACCCTGGGACTCGTGATCGTCATCGTGCTCATGGTGCCGCGCCCGGTCCCGGAGCCGGCAGCGAGCATCGACTACGCCAAGATCGCGGCGCAGGGTGCGGGCGTCGAGCCGGATCCGCTGCTGACGCCCCACCTGCCGAAGGACTGGACCTCCAACTCCGCGCAGCTGCGACAGGAGACCGACGACCAGGTCGATGAGTGGTACATCGGCCTGATCACCCCTTCGAAGGAGTACATCGGCCTCGCCCAGGGCTTCAACGCGAACGCCACCTGGCTGGCGACCCAGGTGGCCAACACCCGCCCCGTCTCGACCACCACGATCGACGGCGTCAAGTGGGACATCTACGACAATCGCGACTCGAGCCGCGACGTGGGAGACGCCAAGTACGCGCTGTCCACAACGCAGGGGAAGAGCACGGTCGTCGTCTACGGAACCGCATCGAATGCCGAGTTCCAGAAACTTGCGGAGTCCGTGAGCACTCAACTCATCCACGATGCGAAAGGTCATTGATGACGAACACCAGCCCGGCACGAGCCTGGTCCCAGTTGCAGGCGGGAAACGCCCGCTTCATCGCAGGACAGCCGCTGCACCCGCGTCAGGATGCCGAGCGTCGTGCCGAAACCCTGGGTTCGCAGGCACCCGTCGCGACCATCTTCGGATGCAGCGACTCGCGCCTGGCCGCCGAGATCATCTTCGATCTCGGGCTCGGTGATGCCTTCGTCGTGCGCAACGCCGGACAGGTCATCTCGGAGTCGGTTCTCGGATCCGTCGAGTACGCCGTCGCCGTGCTGCACGTCCCGCTCCTGGTGGTGATGAGCCACGACAGCTGCGGCGCCGTACGAGCGGCCATCGACTCCGCGGCCCCCGGCTCCGACCGGCTTCCGCCGCACATCGCCGATCTGATCGCCCCCATCGTGCCCGCCGTGCGCCGCGTTGCCGGCGAGGTCACCGATCCGGCCGCCGTCGACTCCTCGGAGGTCGCACGCGAACACGTGAAAGACACGGTCAGCGAACTGCTCCGTCGCAGCGAGCTCATCGCCCAGGCCGTGGCCGATCGGGAGCTGGCGATCGTCGGCGCGAACTATCGGCTCAGCGACGGAACCGTCACCTCGCACCTCGTCGTCGGCGAGGTGTGAGCCGACGCCTGCGGCACTCACGAAGCACGACAGACACCACAGACACGACAAAGGATCCTCGAATGGACAGCCATAATCCCGGCGACGACGCCGACTATCGCATCGAACACGACACCATGGGCGAGGTGCGGGTTCCCCGCAACGCGCTCTACAGCGCGCAGACCCAACGCGCCGTAGAGAACTTCCCCATCTCCGGCTCCAGCTTGGAGTCCGCCCAGATCGCCGCACTGGCGCGTATCAAGAAGTCCGCCGCGCTGGCCAACGCCCGGCTCGGCGTGCTCCAGGGCGACATCGCCGAGGCCATCGCCGCCAGTGCTGACGAAGTGATCTCCGGCGTCCACGACGACCAGTTCCCCGTCGACGTCTACCAGACGGGCAGCGGCACCTCGTCGAACATGAACATGAACGAGGTGCTGGCCACGCTGGCCACCCGCCGCCTGGGGCGTCCGGTTCACCCGAACGATCATGTCAACGCGTCCCAGTCCTCCAACGACGTCTTCCCCACCTCCGTGCACATCGCCGTCACGGGGGCGCTCATCGACGACCTGATCCCCTCGCTCGACCACCTCGCCGTGGCATTCGAGGAGAAGGCCGAGCTCTGGAAGGATGCGGTCAAGTCCGGCCGCACCCACCTCATGGACGCCACGCCCGTCACCCTCGGCCAGGAGTTCGGCGGATACGCCGCGCAGATGCGCCTGGGCATCGACCGGGTGCAGTCCGCGCTGGCCAGGGTCGCCGAGGTCCCGCTCGGAGGCACTGCCGTCGGCACCGGCATCAACACGCCGGCCGGATTCCCCCAGCTCGTGATCGAGCTCCTCACCCAGGAGACCGAACTGCCGGTCACGGAGGCGCGCAACCACTTCGAGGCGCAGGCCAACCGCGACGGCCTGGTCGAGGCCTCCGGCGCACTGCGCACCATCGCGGTGAGCCTCACCAAGATCTGCAACGACCTGCGCTGGATGGGTTCTGGCCCCAACACCGGTCTGGGCGAGCTGCACATCCCCGACCTTCAGCCCGGGTCCTCGATCATGCCCGGAAAGGTGAACCCGGTGATCCCGGAAGCGACGCTCATGGTCGCCGCCCGCGTCATCGGCAACGATGCCACGATCGCCTGGAGCGGCGCGTCGGGGGCATTCGAACTGAACGTCGCCATCCCCGTGATGGGGACTGCGCTGTTGGAGTCGATCCGCCTGCTCTCCAACGCATCCCGTGCCCTGGCCGACAAGACCGTCCGCGGCCTCGAGGCGAACCTCGAGCGTGCGCGCGCACTGGCCGAGTCCTCGCCGTCGATCGTGACGCCGCTGAACAAGATCATCGGATACGAGGCGGCGGCGAAGATCGCGAAGCACTCCGTCGCGCAGGGGATCACGGTACGCGAGGCCGTCATCGACCTCGGATTCGTCGAGCGCGGCGAAGTCACCCTCGAACAGCTGGACACGGCGCTGAACGTGCTGAGCATGACCACGCCGCCGACGGCGAAGTAGTCGAGCTGAACAGCCCGGTGGCCGAGATTCCTCGACCGCCGGGCTGCTCCGTCTCCGTGGTCGTGTCTCAACCGAGGAACGGCAGCGCGCCGATCGACGCCCAGAAGCCGCCGAGCAGGTAGGGGCCGAAGGCGATGTCACCGGATCCGCCGCGCACGGCCAGCCGGAACACCGCCGCTCCGCCGGCGACGATGAATCCCAGCACGACGGCGCCCACGACCACCAGCATCGACACGGATGCCCCGGCGAGGGCCAGCACCGCGGCGAGCTTCGCGTCGCCCATGCCCATGCCGCCTGCCACGACCACGAGCAGGAAGAATCCGCTGACGACGACTGTCGCGAACAGCGCGTCGACGGGGACTTCGCCGGTTGCCAGCCAACCGAACGTCACGCCGACACCAGCGAATCCGATGCCCGGCACCACGAGCGCATTCGGCAGTCGGTGCTCGGATGCGTCGACGCGGCACAGCTCCGGGGTGACCAGCGCGAGGTAGAGGCATCCGACGAGGTCGAAGCGCCATCCGACGACCACGACGGCGATCACGACCAGGGCCGCAGCCAACGGCGCCTGCCATGCCGCGTGCCGAATGAGCGTCGGGAGCGGCCGACGCGACGACGGCACGGGTACGGACACAGCGCGACCATAGCGAGGCGGCTGATCGGGCTGCCGGACTTGTGCACAAGCCCGCCCTCATCAGGAGGCCGACGAGATGAGCCGCGCGCCGGCCCCTCTCCGACGCGCGGCGTCCTTCCGGCGAACGCCCGTCTAGGCGATCTCGCCGAACTCGAGCAGCTCCGTGACCAGGGCAGCGATCGCCGACCGCTCGGAGCGGGTCAGCGTGACATGTCCGAACAGCGGATGCCCCTTCAGCGTCTCGATGACGGATGCCACCCCGTCGTGCCTGCCGACGCGGAGGTTGTCGCGCTGGGCGACATCGTGCGTCAGCACGACCTTCGAGTTCTGGCCGATGCGACTGAGTACCGTGAGCAGCACGTTGCGCTCGAGAGACTGCGCCTCGTCGACGATCACGAACGCGTCGTGCAGAGAGCGTCCGCGGATGTGCGTGAGCGGCAGCACCTCGAGGATCCCGCGGTCGGCCACCTCGTCGATGACGTTCTGCGAGACAACGGCACCGAGCGTGTCGAAGACCGCCTGGCCCCAGGGATTCATCTTCTCCCCCTGGTCGCCGGGCAGATATCCGAGCTCCTGACCGCCGACGGCATACAGCGGACGGAACACCATGATCTTCTTGTGCTGCTGACGCTCCAGCACCGACTCCAGCCCCGCGCAGAGCGCGAGCGCCGACTTGCCGGTCCCGGCTCGCCCGCCGAGCGACAGGATGCCGATCTCCGGGTCCGTCAGCATGTCGATAGCCAACCGCTGTTCGGCCGAGCGCCCGTGCAATCCGAAGATGTCCCGGTCGCCCCGTACGAGCTTCATCATGCCGTCTCCGGTGACCCGGCCGAGCGCGGATCCGCGGTCCGAGTGCACGATCAGCCCGGTGTTCACTGGCAGCTCGGCGACGAGATCGCTTGCCAGCTCCTCGTGCTCGTACAGCTGCGCCATATCGTTCGAGCCCAGGTCGATCTCCGCGACACCCGTCCATCCGGACTCCGGCGCGAGCTCAGCTCTGTACTCCTCGGCAGAGAGGCCGATGGATGCTGCCTTCACCCGCAAGGGGAGATCCTTCGACACGACGGTGACGGTGAGCCCGTCGTTCGCGAGGTTCTGCGCGACGGCGAGGATCCGGGAGTCGTTGTCCCCCAGTTGCAGCCCGCTCGGCAGCACCGACATGTTGGAGTGGTTCAGTTCGACGCGCAAAGATCCTCCCTCGCCGACCGGCACAGGGAAGTCGAGGCGCCCGTGGCGCACCCGCATCTCGTCCAGCAGACGAAGGGCCTGTCGGGCGAAGTACCCGATCTCAGGGTCGTTGCGCTTTCCCTCCAGTTCGCTGATCACGACCACCGGGATCACGACGGCGTGTTCGGCGAACCGGAACACCGCTCGTGGATCCGACAGAAGCACGGACGTGTCGAGCACGTACGTGAGCTCCGTCTGGTGCGTTTCGCGATCGAGTGCGGCCTGGTCCGACGACAAGGTGTCCACCGACGTCATCGGCTCTCGGGTATGCATCGCGGTCACAACCACTCCCACCCCGCGCCTCCCAGAGGGCCGGCGCGGATCTTGTCGGCGAAGCGGTCGCACCTTTCAAGACGATTCCAATGACGGCCGCCTCGGCCGGGCACTATGCCCGACACCTCGAAGGTAGGCCCGTCGCAACGCATCTCGTCGCAGGACACACCTGACCGTCGGTTACGCGCGCGTGAACTCTTCGGCACCCGTGGTCGGGCGTGTCGCCCGGGCACCGCGTCGAGGGAGCGCGGGGACTCCATCGCGGCCGATTTCGGGCGTTCGGGCTCCGTCTAGGCAGTGGCGAACGAGGTGAACGCGCCCCGCAGCATCTCGAGCGTCTCGTCGCCGCACGACACGTGGACACTCAGTCTGACCGCGTGCTCCCTGGTCGTCGCGGTGATGCCGTGGTTGAACAGCGAAGCGCCGAGCAGCGTGAGACGTTCCGGCGAAGGCTCGAGCACCACGATGCCGGCACGTTCAGGGGTCTCCCGTGCAGACGAGATGGGAATGCCGTACTCGTCGGCCAAATCGATCACCCGATCGACGCGGTCGGCGACGGCCGCCTCAATCACGTCCACGCCGACGGACAGCACATCCTCCAGCGCGGCAGAAAGGCGCGCCTGCGCCACGCTGTCCGGCCGCGCAACGGTGAAGGCACTCGCAGCATTCACGGGCGGCAGGAGTTCGTCGAACGGATCCACGACGCCCGCCCCCGTGTGCCCGCTCCAGACCGGCGTGAGGTTGTCGATGGCGCGTTGCGACAGCGCCATGAACGCGGCACCCCATCCGGCTCGCAGCCACTTCTCGGCGCCGACCACCACGACGTCGGCGACCTCGTACGGCGCATCCACCACGCCGAATCCCTGCACGGCGTCCACGATCAGCAGACGGTCTCCGATGACCTGACGGATGCCGTCGATGTCGGCGACGAATCCGGTCCGCGAATCGACGAGGCTCACGGCCACGGCCGTGACGGCGCTCGTGAGCTGCTCCTTGACCGTTCCGGGGGTGACGCGACCGTGATCCGTCTCGAGCCAGATGGGCTGCACGGCGTGCAGCGCCTCGGACGCCCGAGCGGCCGCGAACGTGATGGACGGGAACTCAGCACCAGAGACCAGCACGCCTCCGGTCAGCCCGAACATGGCGTGCATGAGGCCCGTGCCCACGTTCGGCTGGAACACGATCTGCTCCGCGTCGAATCCGGTGAGACGGGATGCCGCATCCCGCATCCGCGCATCCTCGGCACGGAACGCGTCCAGCGACCCGAACCTGGCGCGGGAGAACACGTCGTTGATGCCCTGCACCTCAGCCACCACTGATGCGGACAGCGGACCGACTCTGCCGAAATCCAGGTAACCCGGTTCTTCCAGGAAACCTTCGGCGAACTCCTCGACGGTTGTCACGGGACCTCCCAGTTCCATTCTGCTGCGTTGCAGGGAGCAGACAACAGAGTCAGTCCACCTGACGTGTTCGGCGACAGCCGCCGCGGCGGAAGAACCCGGCGTCAGCCGCCGTAACGACGGTGTCGACGCGAGTAGTCGCGCATCGCGCGCAGGAAGTCGACCTCGCGCAGATCGGGCCCCAGTGCCTCGACGAAGTAGAACTCGCTGTGAGCGCTCTGCCAGAGCATGAAGTCGCTCAGCCGCTGCTCTCCCGAGGTGCGGATGACGACATCCGGATCGGGCTGCCCGCCAGTGTACAGGTGCGAGCCGATCAGGTCCGGCGTCAGACGTTCGGCCAGATCTTCGAGGCTCCTGCCTTCTGCGTGGTGCTCCGCGACGATGCTGCGCATGGCATCCGTGATCTCCTTGCGTCCGCCGTAGCCGACGGCGAGGTTCACGTGCATGCCCTCGTTCTCGCGCGTGCTCTCCTCGGCGTCGGCGAGTGCCTTCACGAGCCGCCCGGGCAGTCCGACGGTCGTCCCGACGTGCTGCACGTGCCAGTCACCGGCCGTCGAAACCGCGTGGGCGAGGTCGGCGATGATCTCGATCAGGTCGGCGAGCTCGCCGCGGTCACGGTTGGTGAGGTTGTCGGCCGACAACAAGTAGAGCGTCACGACCTTCACGCCGAGCTCGTCGCACCAGCGGAGGAACTCGAGCATCTTCGCTGCGCCCGCGCGGTGTCCGTGCGCCACCGTCTCCAGGCCGAGCTGACGGGCCCATCGACGGTTGCCGTCGATGATCATCGCCACGTGGCGGGGAACCACGGCGGGATCGAGGCTCCGCCGCAATCGATTCTGGTACAGCCCGTACAGGAAGCCCGGGCCGGGCCACGGGATCCGACGAGATGTCACCCGAATACGTTAGCGCGCGGAAGCGGCCGCCCGGTCCGCGCGATCCCCAGGGGCAGGCGTCGTTCTGCGATCGGCACTGGGCGGACCTTCCCAGCT encodes the following:
- a CDS encoding isoprenyl transferase; the encoded protein is MTSRRIPWPGPGFLYGLYQNRLRRSLDPAVVPRHVAMIIDGNRRWARQLGLETVAHGHRAGAAKMLEFLRWCDELGVKVVTLYLLSADNLTNRDRGELADLIEIIADLAHAVSTAGDWHVQHVGTTVGLPGRLVKALADAEESTRENEGMHVNLAVGYGGRKEITDAMRSIVAEHHAEGRSLEDLAERLTPDLIGSHLYTGGQPDPDVVIRTSGEQRLSDFMLWQSAHSEFYFVEALGPDLREVDFLRAMRDYSRRHRRYGG